The sequence below is a genomic window from Kitasatospora kifunensis.
CAACTCGGCGTTCGACGGGCTCGAACCACTGGTCGCGCCGGAGATCACGATGGTCCCGCCGGGGCGCAGCGACTTCACCGAGTGCGACCAGGTGGCCGCGCCCACCGTCTCCATCACCGCGTCCACCCGGTCCGGCAGTCGGGCCCCGCTCTCGAAGGCGGCGTCGGCGCCGAGCCCGATCGCCCGGGCCCGCTTCTCCTCGTCCCGCCCGGTGACCCACATCCGCAGGCCCGCCGCCCTGCCCAGCACGATCAGCGCGGTGGCCACTCCCCCGCCGGCGCCCTGGACCAGCACGGTGTCCCCCGGGCGGACTCCGGCGTTGCTGAAGAGCATCCGGTAGGCCGTCAGCCAGGCCGTCGGCAGGCAGGCCGCCTCGGCGAAGGAGAGTCCGGCCGGCTTGGGCAGCAGGTTCCAGGTCGGCACCGCGAGCTTCTGGGCGAAGGTGCCGTGGTAGCGCTCGGTCAGGATCGAGCGTGCCTCCCCCGGCGGCACCCCCTGGCCGTGCCAGCCGACCACGGGGTAGACCACCACCTCATTGCCGTGCTCGTCGATCCCGGCCGCGTCGCAGCCCAGGATCATCGGCAGCCGCTCGGCCGGCAGCCCCACCCCGCGCAGCGACCACAGGTCGTGGTGGTTGAGGGTGGCGGCCTTGACGGTCACCACGCTCCAGCCGGGCCGCGGTTCGGGCTCGGGTAGCTCCCCGAGCTCCAGCGCGCTCAGCGGGTCGTCGGCATCGATGCGGGCGGCGTAGGCGGCGAACATGGACCGGACACTAGCCGCAGAGCACCGGGGCCCGGAACCAGCGGCGGGTGTGACCTGCACCGCGTGGCCCCGGGCCCGACAATCGTCAACACCGACAACCGTCAACACCGGCAACCGTCAACACCGACGACCCGCAGGCGCCGACGACCCGTCAACACCTCAGCGCCGGGCGACGCCTTCGCGCCGCGCCGCCTCGGCGACCGCCTTGGCGACCGCGGGGGCCACCCGCGGGTCGAACGGCGAGGGGATCACCTGCTGCGCCGTCAACTCCTCGGCCACCACCGCGGCCAGCGCCTTGGCGGCGGCCAGCTTCATGCCCTCGGTGATCCGCCGCGCCCGCACCTGGAGCGCGCCGGCGAAGATGCCGGGGAAGGCCAGCACGTTGTTGATCTGGTTGGGGAAGTCGGAGCGCCCGGTGGCCACCACGGCCGCGTACTTGCCCGCGACCTCGGGGTGGATCTCCGGGTTCGGGTTGGCCATCGCGAAGATCAGGCAGTCCTTGGCCATGGCGGCCACCGCCTCCTCCGGCACCGTGCCGCCGGAGACGCCGATGAAGACGTCCGCCCCGACCAGCGCCTGGGCCAGCGAGCCCTTGAGGCCTGCCTTGTTGGTGAGTTCGGCGATCTCGGCCTTGACCTCGGTCAGGTCCTCGCGCCCCTGGTGCACCACACCGCGCCGGTCGCAGAGCGACACGTCGCCGATCCCGGCCGCCACCAGCATCTTGGCGATCGCGATGCCGGCCGCGCCG
It includes:
- a CDS encoding zinc-binding dehydrogenase, whose product is MFAAYAARIDADDPLSALELGELPEPEPRPGWSVVTVKAATLNHHDLWSLRGVGLPAERLPMILGCDAAGIDEHGNEVVVYPVVGWHGQGVPPGEARSILTERYHGTFAQKLAVPTWNLLPKPAGLSFAEAACLPTAWLTAYRMLFSNAGVRPGDTVLVQGAGGGVATALIVLGRAAGLRMWVTGRDEEKRARAIGLGADAAFESGARLPDRVDAVMETVGAATWSHSVKSLRPGGTIVISGATSGSSPSNAELTRIFYHELKVVGSTMGTKEELAALLALCGHAGVRPLLDSVLPLTEAREAFGRLAKGDVFGKIALEP